Proteins found in one Hypericibacter terrae genomic segment:
- a CDS encoding ArsR/SmtB family transcription factor: MAPSSGSPPRWECRASPRLELFLAAWSLASDRAQRHPEWRRQGRRALPGTYWAAEAALGGTPEIWLLAAAAPGAVPLDSTPIELLGRIEHRPAGAVLTAMLTALLGDPVLARRVAVGGLTLPRALASLPRPRLLALSSMDFEPSDLDHPLWASLARFAADPEAGQRALVAGLDAFREAVFEPLWRSLAGAEAKLAASVAAGIERGDWTGLGHRLGLGVEFEPKAGALRQVTGGARTDMGQIGSLQFLPSSFNEPRWWFVDPEGERGTAWLPFLDPSLGPEPQRGGALESEPAAIPAARPGSAARNLTPAAGGDVALVFRALGDATRFAIAHLLARRAMPAVELARQLHLSKPTVTHHLHFLRDAGLIEEQGEGGRKLLALRRDALEALSSRTVRRLFEADAVPPARSRRRPT, encoded by the coding sequence ATGGCTCCAAGCTCGGGCTCCCCGCCGCGCTGGGAGTGCCGCGCCAGCCCGCGGCTCGAGCTGTTCCTCGCGGCCTGGTCGCTGGCCAGCGATCGCGCCCAGCGGCATCCCGAATGGCGCCGCCAGGGCCGCCGCGCCCTGCCCGGCACCTACTGGGCGGCGGAGGCTGCCCTCGGCGGCACGCCGGAAATCTGGCTGCTCGCCGCGGCCGCGCCGGGCGCAGTCCCGCTTGATTCGACGCCCATCGAACTCCTGGGCCGGATCGAGCATCGGCCCGCGGGCGCGGTTCTCACTGCCATGCTGACAGCGCTGCTCGGCGACCCTGTGCTGGCCCGGCGGGTCGCGGTGGGCGGGCTGACCTTGCCGCGGGCTTTGGCATCTCTCCCCCGGCCCCGTCTTCTCGCATTGAGTTCGATGGATTTCGAACCTTCCGATCTCGACCATCCGCTTTGGGCGTCCCTGGCGCGCTTCGCTGCCGATCCCGAGGCCGGGCAGCGGGCCCTGGTGGCGGGGCTCGACGCCTTCCGCGAGGCGGTGTTCGAGCCGCTATGGCGCAGCCTCGCCGGGGCCGAAGCCAAGCTGGCGGCCTCGGTCGCGGCCGGGATCGAACGGGGCGATTGGACGGGGCTGGGCCACCGGCTGGGGCTGGGCGTCGAGTTCGAGCCCAAGGCCGGCGCCCTCCGCCAGGTGACGGGGGGCGCCCGCACGGACATGGGCCAGATCGGCAGCCTCCAGTTCCTGCCCTCGAGCTTCAACGAGCCGCGCTGGTGGTTCGTGGATCCCGAAGGCGAGCGCGGCACCGCCTGGCTCCCCTTCCTCGACCCGAGCCTGGGGCCCGAGCCGCAGCGCGGCGGGGCTCTCGAGTCCGAGCCCGCGGCGATCCCGGCAGCAAGGCCGGGTTCCGCAGCCCGCAACCTCACGCCCGCGGCCGGCGGCGACGTGGCGCTGGTGTTCCGCGCGCTGGGCGATGCCACGCGCTTCGCCATCGCCCATCTTCTGGCGCGGCGCGCCATGCCGGCGGTCGAGCTGGCGCGCCAGCTTCATCTCTCCAAGCCGACCGTGACCCATCATCTGCATTTCCTGCGCGATGCCGGGCTCATCGAAGAGCAGGGCGAGGGCGGCCGCAAGCTGCTGGCGCTCCGCCGCGACGCGCTGGAGGCGCTGTCGAGCCGCACCGTACGCCGCCTGTTCGAAGCCGACGCCGTGCCGCCGGCACGATCGCGGCGGCGGCCGACCTAG
- the rlmN gene encoding 23S rRNA (adenine(2503)-C(2))-methyltransferase RlmN, translated as MSTIAHAQNFAPPAAPADGRRNLVGLDRAELEAEIVALGEPAFRARQLWHWIYHRGVTDFAAMTSLAKSFRENLAQHFVVARPEITVARQSIDGTQKWLLRFADGQEIETVHIPEEDRGTLCVSSQVGCTLTCKFCHTGTQKLVRNLSAAEIVGQVMMARDALGEWPSPPDGRLLSNIVMMGMGEPLYNWDNVSKALKIVMDHEGISISKRRITLSTAGVVPMIEACGRELGVNLAISLHAVTDELRDRIVPINKKYPIAELMRACRYYPGLSNARRITFEYIMLKDVNDSPADARALVALLADVPAKVNLIPFNPWPGAPFECSSRRAIEAFSQIVFDAGYASPVRTPRGQDIMAACGQLKSESVKLRKSQQIAADAAAAEATRLPQ; from the coding sequence ATGAGCACGATCGCGCACGCCCAGAACTTCGCGCCGCCTGCCGCCCCCGCGGACGGGCGCCGGAATCTCGTGGGTCTCGATCGCGCCGAGCTTGAGGCCGAGATCGTGGCGCTGGGCGAGCCCGCCTTCCGCGCGCGCCAGCTCTGGCATTGGATCTATCACCGCGGCGTCACCGATTTCGCCGCGATGACCTCGCTCGCCAAATCCTTCCGCGAGAATCTGGCACAGCATTTCGTGGTGGCGCGGCCCGAGATCACGGTCGCCAGGCAATCGATCGACGGCACGCAGAAATGGCTGCTCAGATTCGCCGACGGCCAGGAGATCGAGACCGTCCATATTCCCGAGGAGGATCGTGGCACGCTCTGCGTCTCCTCGCAGGTCGGCTGCACCCTCACCTGCAAGTTCTGCCACACCGGCACGCAGAAGCTGGTGCGCAATCTCTCGGCCGCCGAGATCGTCGGCCAGGTGATGATGGCGCGCGATGCGCTGGGCGAATGGCCCTCGCCGCCGGACGGACGGCTCTTGTCCAACATCGTCATGATGGGCATGGGCGAGCCGCTCTATAACTGGGACAATGTCTCGAAGGCCCTCAAGATCGTGATGGACCATGAGGGCATCTCGATCTCGAAGCGGCGCATCACGCTCTCGACCGCGGGCGTGGTGCCGATGATCGAGGCCTGCGGCCGCGAGCTCGGCGTCAATCTCGCCATCTCGCTCCATGCCGTCACCGACGAGCTGCGCGACCGCATCGTGCCGATCAACAAGAAATATCCGATCGCCGAGCTGATGCGGGCCTGCCGCTACTATCCGGGCCTCTCCAACGCGCGGCGCATCACCTTCGAATATATCATGCTGAAGGATGTGAACGATTCGCCGGCCGATGCGCGCGCGCTCGTGGCGCTGCTCGCCGACGTGCCGGCCAAGGTCAATCTGATCCCGTTCAATCCCTGGCCGGGCGCGCCCTTCGAATGTTCCAGCCGGCGCGCGATCGAGGCCTTCAGCCAGATCGTGTTCGATGCCGGCTATGCCTCGCCCGTGCGCACCCCGCGGGGCCAGGACATCATGGCCGCCTGCGGCCAGCTCAAGAGCGAGAGCGTGAAGCTGCGCAAGAGCCAGCAGATCGCGGCCGACGCCGCTGCGGCCGAAGCGACCCGGCTGCCGCAGTAA
- a CDS encoding YVTN family beta-propeller repeat protein, with translation MNNPQHSVGRTALILLGLAVLASFAAGPARARPEVETVAGMPPVVDPDNLYSEAGANLLSPATAGALSRVYVPNRRSNSVDVIDPATRKVIDSFKVGISPQHIVPSWDLKTLWVVNNGHELRKGVDGSVTPIDPRTGKPGPEIPVEDPYNLYFTPDGSSAIVVAEMHKRLDFRDPHTMALQMSLETPDCNGINHADFSIDGRYAIFTCEFDGTLAKIDMVNRKVLGYLPLPLAKHGMPQDIRISPDGDVFYVADMHVGGVYVIDGASFRFVTFIPTGPGAHGLYPSRDGTRLYVSNRGSGMVFAKPHGEGSISVIDFATRKVVANWPIPGGGSPDMGNVSADGSHLWLSGRFDDVVYDIDTATGAITQIKVGREPHGLTVWPQPGRYSLGHTGNMR, from the coding sequence ATGAATAATCCGCAACATTCCGTCGGTCGCACCGCTCTGATCCTGCTTGGCCTGGCTGTTCTGGCGAGTTTCGCCGCCGGACCGGCGAGGGCTCGGCCCGAAGTCGAGACCGTCGCCGGCATGCCGCCGGTGGTCGACCCCGACAATCTCTACAGCGAGGCAGGCGCCAACCTCCTCAGTCCCGCCACGGCCGGCGCGCTGTCGCGGGTTTATGTTCCCAACCGGCGCTCCAACAGCGTCGACGTGATCGATCCGGCGACGCGCAAGGTGATCGACAGCTTCAAGGTCGGAATCAGCCCGCAGCATATCGTTCCCTCCTGGGACCTGAAGACGCTGTGGGTCGTCAATAACGGCCATGAGCTGCGCAAGGGCGTCGATGGCAGCGTCACGCCGATTGATCCCCGGACCGGCAAGCCGGGTCCCGAGATTCCGGTCGAGGATCCCTACAACCTCTATTTCACGCCCGACGGCAGCTCCGCGATCGTCGTGGCCGAGATGCATAAGCGGCTCGACTTCCGCGATCCGCATACGATGGCGCTGCAGATGTCGCTGGAGACGCCCGACTGCAACGGCATCAACCATGCCGATTTCTCGATCGACGGGCGCTACGCGATCTTCACCTGCGAGTTCGACGGCACGCTGGCGAAGATCGACATGGTGAACCGCAAGGTGCTGGGCTATCTGCCGCTGCCGCTGGCGAAGCATGGCATGCCGCAGGACATCCGCATCTCGCCGGACGGCGACGTCTTCTACGTCGCCGACATGCATGTCGGGGGCGTCTATGTCATCGACGGCGCGAGCTTCAGATTCGTGACCTTCATCCCGACCGGCCCCGGCGCCCATGGACTCTATCCGAGCCGCGACGGCACCCGGCTCTATGTCTCCAATCGCGGCAGCGGCATGGTCTTCGCCAAGCCGCATGGCGAGGGCAGCATCAGCGTGATCGATTTCGCGACCCGGAAGGTCGTCGCCAACTGGCCGATCCCCGGCGGCGGCAGCCCCGACATGGGCAATGTCTCGGCCGACGGCTCGCATCTCTGGCTGTCGGGCCGGTTCGACGACGTCGTCTACGACATCGACACCGCGACGGGCGCCATCACCCAGATCAAGGTTGGGCGTGAGCCCCACGGGCTGACGGTCTGGCCGCAGCCCGGCCGCTACTCCCTGGGCCATACCGGCAATATGCGCTGA
- a CDS encoding creatininase family protein has product MRCRWAWLIGLLFLAIASAARAQTPDSVSLEDLTWTELRDQIAAGKTTIIVPIGGTEQSGPAMALGKHNHRAALLSEKIARQLGNALVAPVIAYVPEGTIDPPSAHMRFPGTITVPDDVFETTLEYAARSFKLHGFRDIVFVGDHGGYQKDETVVADRLNREWVKTPVRVHALIEYYDITQTDYVKALEARGYSAEEIGTHAGLADTSLTLALDPSLVRLDQLQAGTKFGRADGVYGDPRRSSAELGQIGVDLIVARTVKDIANAVQER; this is encoded by the coding sequence ATGCGCTGCAGATGGGCCTGGCTGATCGGCCTCCTCTTTCTCGCAATCGCATCCGCGGCGCGCGCGCAGACGCCCGACAGCGTTTCCCTCGAGGATCTCACCTGGACCGAGCTGCGCGATCAGATCGCGGCCGGGAAGACCACGATCATCGTGCCGATCGGCGGGACCGAGCAGAGCGGTCCGGCGATGGCGCTCGGCAAGCATAATCATCGGGCGGCGTTGCTCTCGGAGAAGATCGCGCGGCAGCTCGGCAATGCGTTGGTGGCCCCCGTCATCGCCTATGTGCCGGAAGGGACGATCGATCCGCCGAGCGCGCATATGCGCTTTCCCGGTACCATCACGGTGCCCGACGATGTGTTCGAGACGACGCTCGAATATGCGGCCCGCAGCTTCAAGCTGCATGGCTTCCGGGACATCGTTTTCGTCGGCGATCATGGCGGCTATCAGAAGGATGAGACGGTCGTGGCCGATCGCCTCAATCGCGAATGGGTCAAGACGCCGGTGCGCGTGCATGCGCTCATCGAATATTACGACATCACGCAGACGGACTATGTGAAGGCTCTCGAGGCCCGCGGCTACAGCGCGGAGGAGATCGGAACCCATGCCGGGCTCGCCGATACCTCGCTCACCCTGGCTTTGGATCCGAGCCTGGTCCGCCTCGACCAGCTCCAGGCTGGGACAAAATTCGGACGCGCCGACGGGGTTTATGGCGATCCGCGGCGATCGAGCGCCGAGCTTGGCCAGATCGGCGTGGATCTGATTGTCGCACGCACGGTGAAGGACATCGCCAACGCGGTGCAAGAACGCTAG
- a CDS encoding invasion associated locus B family protein has protein sequence MKRLVSFLFACGLVAAVSAQPALAQEPKQIGKFGSWTAMTFQEDGHTACYVMSQPTRKEGNYTRRGEVYLLITHRPAQKSTGVVSFTAGYDYKPDGQVKVDIDGTGFDLFTKDDTAWARDGDDAKIVDAMVKGTTLAISGESSRGTKTVDTYSLTGFGKALQAINKACDVGG, from the coding sequence ATGAAACGCCTCGTGTCGTTCCTGTTTGCTTGCGGCCTTGTTGCTGCGGTTTCCGCGCAACCGGCCTTGGCCCAAGAGCCCAAGCAAATCGGCAAGTTCGGCTCCTGGACCGCGATGACTTTCCAGGAAGACGGGCATACCGCCTGCTATGTGATGAGCCAGCCGACCCGCAAGGAGGGGAATTACACCCGCCGCGGCGAGGTCTATCTCTTGATTACGCATCGCCCGGCGCAGAAGTCGACCGGCGTGGTGAGCTTCACCGCCGGTTACGACTACAAGCCCGATGGACAGGTCAAAGTCGATATCGATGGTACCGGCTTCGATCTTTTCACCAAGGATGACACCGCCTGGGCCCGCGACGGCGACGATGCCAAGATCGTCGATGCGATGGTCAAGGGCACGACGCTGGCGATCAGTGGCGAATCCTCGCGCGGCACGAAGACGGTCGATACCTATTCGCTGACCGGGTTCGGCAAGGCGCTCCAGGCCATCAACAAAGCCTGCGACGTCGGCGGCTGA
- a CDS encoding RNA methyltransferase — protein MRGYFGIGIEGVSKPMNLGSLMRTAHAFGASFCFAIGATFDTREARLADTSDALQSLPFHDYPDLAAFQLPKGCQLVGLEFIEDAVELPSFRHPTRAAYVMGAERDDLSPALLARCDHVVKIPTRFCINVALAGALVMYDRMISLGRFAERPVRAGGPTEAPAPHRHGEPIWKQKQRTRLPKP, from the coding sequence ATGCGCGGTTATTTCGGCATCGGCATCGAAGGCGTCAGCAAGCCGATGAATCTCGGCAGCCTGATGCGCACGGCCCATGCGTTCGGCGCCAGCTTCTGCTTCGCCATCGGCGCGACGTTCGACACGCGCGAGGCCCGCCTGGCCGATACGTCGGATGCCTTGCAGAGCCTGCCGTTCCACGATTATCCCGACCTCGCGGCCTTCCAGCTGCCGAAGGGTTGCCAGCTGGTCGGGCTGGAATTCATCGAGGACGCGGTCGAGCTGCCGAGCTTTCGCCACCCGACGCGCGCCGCCTATGTGATGGGGGCCGAGCGCGACGATCTCTCGCCGGCCCTGCTCGCGCGCTGCGACCATGTCGTGAAGATTCCGACGCGGTTCTGCATCAATGTCGCCTTGGCCGGCGCGCTCGTGATGTATGACCGGATGATCTCGCTGGGACGCTTCGCCGAGCGGCCGGTGCGCGCCGGCGGTCCGACGGAAGCGCCGGCGCCTCATCGCCATGGCGAGCCGATCTGGAAACAGAAGCAGCGAACACGCTTGCCGAAGCCCTAA